Proteins encoded together in one Synechococcus sp. BL107 window:
- a CDS encoding iron-containing alcohol dehydrogenase family protein — MLSPISSQAIAPATLLRGQGAWDEALPRLPQLCQRPLLLGRSMATKILRDQLSSDLEAVGLTVTAANLRFDCCEVDLHRLAGEAQTCDAILAAGGGKVLDAGKLLAHRLKLPCITVPLSAATCAGWTALANLYTPDGAFQRDVALDRCPELLVFDHAFIRQAPQRTLVSGIADALAKWYEASVSSADSSDGLVQQAVQMARVLRDQLLIDSPLAIEDSASAAWERTTEACGLTAGVMGGLGGARCRTVAAHAVHNGLTQLPACHHVLHGEKVGFGILVQLRLEEHLGDNRLAAQAHRQLKPVLKSLGLPVCLDDLGLANVTASELQTVCEFACQDGSDLHHLPFKVTPDALQDALVGLSERSPVRS; from the coding sequence ATGTTGTCGCCCATTTCTTCCCAGGCCATTGCCCCTGCAACATTGTTGAGGGGGCAAGGAGCTTGGGATGAAGCTCTTCCTCGTTTACCTCAGCTGTGTCAGCGACCTCTTTTGTTGGGTCGTTCAATGGCCACAAAAATCCTGCGAGACCAACTCAGCAGCGATCTAGAGGCCGTTGGTCTTACGGTCACAGCCGCAAATCTTCGATTTGATTGTTGTGAAGTCGATCTTCATCGTCTTGCCGGTGAAGCCCAAACCTGTGATGCAATTTTGGCTGCCGGTGGTGGAAAAGTTCTTGATGCAGGAAAGCTGCTTGCTCACCGCTTAAAGCTTCCTTGCATCACGGTTCCATTGAGCGCTGCCACCTGTGCAGGCTGGACAGCATTGGCCAATCTCTACACCCCCGATGGTGCATTCCAGAGGGATGTTGCGTTGGATCGTTGTCCTGAGTTATTGGTGTTTGACCACGCTTTCATACGCCAAGCACCCCAGCGAACGTTGGTCAGTGGAATCGCAGATGCACTCGCTAAGTGGTACGAAGCATCGGTCAGTAGTGCAGATAGCAGCGATGGTTTGGTCCAGCAAGCCGTGCAAATGGCACGGGTGTTGCGCGATCAATTGTTGATCGATAGTCCCCTTGCGATCGAAGATTCCGCTAGTGCTGCTTGGGAACGCACCACTGAAGCCTGTGGCTTAACGGCAGGGGTCATGGGAGGACTCGGCGGTGCTCGCTGCCGCACCGTCGCAGCCCATGCCGTGCATAACGGCCTGACCCAACTCCCCGCATGCCATCACGTCCTGCATGGAGAAAAAGTGGGATTTGGAATTCTTGTGCAACTGCGTTTAGAGGAGCATCTTGGCGACAACCGCCTTGCTGCTCAGGCCCACCGTCAGCTCAAGCCCGTTCTAAAGAGTCTTGGTCTTCCCGTATGCCTTGATGATTTGGGTCTCGCGAACGTCACCGCTAGCGAGCTCCAAACCGTGTGTGAATTTGCCTGTCAAGACGGTTCCGATCTTCACCATCTGCCTTTTAAGGTGACTCCTGACGCGCTGCAAGACGCTTTGGTCGGACTGTCTGAACGCAGCCCAGTGCGATCTTGA
- a CDS encoding alpha/beta fold hydrolase, with product MKRLLEELRSGLLDPQAGALTDTVEWWSLPSLGVEDPFPVAVLGEGEPLLLLHGFDSSFLEYRRLAPLLSGRFQLIIPDLFGFGFSPRPLTANYGTEPVMLHLEALLNKLPSARPVSVIGASMGGSVAVELARRVPQRVRSLLLLAPAGLSGRRMPVPPLLDRFGAWFLSRPGVRRGLCRQAFADPDASVGAAEEQIASLHLQCPGWAEALAAFARSGGFAGSGIPLPSQPLHVIWGAQDRILREPQKRAALEILAEPVETFEACGHLPHLDHPQRVAERCLTFFDHG from the coding sequence TTGAAACGTCTTTTAGAAGAGCTTCGCTCAGGCTTATTGGATCCTCAAGCCGGTGCCCTTACGGATACCGTCGAATGGTGGTCGCTTCCGTCCTTAGGCGTTGAAGATCCCTTCCCTGTAGCGGTTTTGGGAGAGGGTGAGCCCCTGCTTCTCCTGCACGGTTTCGACAGCAGCTTTTTGGAATATCGGCGCTTGGCACCGTTGTTGTCCGGTCGTTTTCAACTGATCATTCCGGATCTATTTGGATTTGGTTTTTCGCCTCGACCCCTCACCGCCAACTACGGCACTGAGCCGGTGATGCTGCATTTGGAGGCTCTTCTAAACAAGTTGCCGTCAGCGAGACCTGTATCGGTGATTGGTGCATCAATGGGAGGCTCGGTGGCCGTGGAATTGGCCCGTCGTGTGCCCCAGCGGGTGCGATCACTCCTGCTGCTTGCCCCCGCTGGATTGTCGGGTCGACGCATGCCGGTGCCGCCCTTACTCGATCGTTTTGGCGCTTGGTTTTTGAGCCGGCCAGGAGTGCGGCGTGGTCTATGTCGACAGGCCTTTGCTGATCCCGACGCCTCGGTGGGAGCCGCGGAAGAACAAATTGCTTCACTGCATCTTCAGTGCCCCGGCTGGGCCGAAGCGTTGGCAGCCTTTGCTCGCAGCGGAGGATTCGCTGGCAGTGGGATCCCTTTACCGTCCCAACCTCTCCATGTGATCTGGGGTGCGCAGGACAGAATCTTGCGGGAACCGCAAAAACGGGCTGCCCTTGAGATTTTGGCTGAGCCGGTGGAAACGTTTGAAGCCTGTGGTCATTTGCCGCACCTCGATCACCCCCAACGCGTTGCCGAGCGCTGCCTTACCTTTTTTGACCATGGCTGA
- a CDS encoding DUF2993 domain-containing protein, whose amino-acid sequence MTLLAGALKLWIRTRCDQLGSLELTLHGSAFTLMSGRLQGVSLIARDVGFKGLPLQHVQLRSGPITVDLNVLSPGQMLALQHPFQVEGEVSISGTALNDALLAEPWRWLGDSLAEQLMGLTTLGGLTIENDVMELQSAVAAHREPVRRCFRIDASDNTLRFRSQDAADASSMLLPMDPGIKITMASLQGGQLHLNGCADVTP is encoded by the coding sequence ATGACGCTCCTCGCTGGAGCCCTCAAGCTTTGGATCCGGACACGTTGTGATCAGCTCGGCAGTTTGGAGCTCACCCTCCATGGATCGGCATTCACGTTGATGAGTGGTCGTCTTCAAGGGGTGAGTTTGATCGCCCGTGATGTGGGGTTTAAGGGCTTACCGCTCCAGCATGTTCAACTTCGTAGTGGTCCGATCACTGTTGATCTAAATGTTCTGAGCCCTGGGCAAATGCTGGCTCTTCAGCATCCTTTTCAAGTGGAGGGCGAGGTGTCGATCAGTGGCACCGCACTGAATGATGCCTTGCTGGCGGAGCCGTGGCGCTGGCTAGGCGATTCGCTAGCTGAACAGCTCATGGGCCTCACCACCCTGGGTGGTTTAACCATCGAGAACGATGTGATGGAGCTCCAATCGGCAGTGGCGGCTCATCGAGAACCAGTGCGTCGTTGCTTCAGGATCGATGCCTCAGACAACACGTTGCGGTTTCGATCGCAAGATGCTGCCGATGCCTCATCAATGTTGCTCCCCATGGACCCTGGGATCAAGATCACCATGGCGTCCCTCCAGGGGGGACAGCTCCATCTCAACGGTTGTGCTGACGTCACGCCGTGA
- a CDS encoding phosphatidate cytidylyltransferase codes for MIIEVYPSVDQPRSTESSRKRLLSGLAVGGFGLVVVCLGGWWFTAAVGILVHLGLLEFFRMAQFKGMRPATKTTLVACQLLLFSTQWAAVSGGLPGELSSAVLPLSGAAICAWLLLQPVTGSIADVAASIFGLFYLGFLPSHWLSLRNLTLVELAPGTSELCTSGLAITLSACLMIVCSDIGSWAFGRRWGKRPLSPISPGKTVEGALGGCLCAMAMGEICALVMGWPYLGLPGLILGALIALIAMVGDLTESMMKRDAGVKDSGDVLPGHGGILDRIDSYLFTPAVVYYVVALIQPLLVR; via the coding sequence GTGATCATCGAGGTCTATCCATCAGTTGATCAACCACGATCGACAGAGTCCTCACGCAAACGACTGTTAAGCGGATTAGCCGTTGGTGGTTTTGGCCTCGTAGTTGTCTGCCTTGGTGGATGGTGGTTCACCGCAGCCGTTGGGATTCTCGTCCATCTCGGCCTGTTGGAATTTTTCCGCATGGCCCAATTCAAGGGGATGCGCCCTGCCACAAAAACAACGCTGGTGGCCTGCCAACTGCTGTTATTCAGCACCCAATGGGCGGCTGTTTCTGGAGGATTGCCAGGAGAACTCTCGTCAGCCGTCTTGCCGTTATCAGGAGCAGCGATTTGTGCATGGTTGCTTCTGCAGCCAGTAACGGGCTCCATCGCCGATGTTGCAGCATCCATCTTTGGTTTGTTTTACCTGGGCTTTCTACCGAGTCACTGGCTGTCGCTTCGGAATCTCACACTGGTGGAACTCGCGCCTGGAACCTCAGAACTCTGCACTAGTGGGCTGGCGATCACCCTGTCGGCTTGTCTGATGATTGTGTGCAGCGATATTGGCTCTTGGGCCTTTGGCCGACGCTGGGGGAAACGTCCTCTGTCTCCAATCTCGCCTGGGAAAACAGTGGAAGGTGCCCTAGGTGGATGTCTGTGTGCCATGGCCATGGGCGAAATTTGCGCCCTTGTGATGGGTTGGCCTTATCTCGGTTTACCTGGACTGATTCTTGGCGCCCTCATCGCCCTCATCGCCATGGTGGGCGACCTCACCGAATCGATGATGAAGCGGGACGCTGGTGTTAAGGATTCCGGTGACGTTTTGCCTGGCCATGGCGGGATCCTTGATCGAATTGATAGCTATTTGTTCACCCCTGCCGTGGTGTATTACGTCGTAGCACTCATTCAGCCCCTACTGGTTCGGTGA
- a CDS encoding aminotransferase class I/II-fold pyridoxal phosphate-dependent enzyme: MALLPLLKKRLGRSLFLPAHGRGQALPEEFKRLLRQRAGVWDLPELAEIGGPLEPEGAVGESQRNSAAAMGADHCWYGVNGATGLLQAALLAIAQPGDAVLMPRNVHRSLIQACVLGDIEPLLYNVPYQTNQGHSAPPNLAWIKKVLAELPNHQRKIKAAVLVHPTYQGYANDPSDIINTLHQQGLSVLVDEAHGSHLAAAIDPDLPLSSLHCGADLVVHSLHKSAAGLAQTAVLWLKGTRVDRERIERCLGWLQTTSPSSLLLASCESAVKQLSNPRGKRNLANRINEARLIKSRLIQSGVPLIETQDPLRIVLHTGSAGISGIDADTWFMKNGLIAELPEPGTLTFCLGLSKHRNLHSKISRAWKKLLQANQNQSAQQDFEPPPLPLLTSPEVKLSKAWNAPSKVVTFEQSEGEVASELVCPYPPGIPLLIPGERVDHARALWLAEQSRLWSDVLPNGIKVMKN; the protein is encoded by the coding sequence ATGGCGCTTTTGCCACTGTTAAAAAAACGGCTTGGCAGGAGCTTGTTTTTGCCCGCCCACGGCAGAGGACAAGCATTGCCGGAGGAGTTCAAACGTCTTTTGAGGCAAAGGGCTGGCGTCTGGGATCTCCCCGAATTAGCTGAGATTGGTGGACCACTCGAACCTGAGGGGGCTGTAGGCGAAAGTCAACGGAACTCGGCGGCCGCCATGGGGGCTGACCACTGCTGGTATGGCGTTAACGGAGCCACAGGATTGCTGCAGGCAGCCCTCCTGGCAATTGCTCAGCCCGGTGATGCCGTTCTCATGCCACGAAATGTGCACAGAAGCCTGATTCAGGCCTGTGTACTCGGCGATATCGAACCACTTCTATACAACGTTCCCTACCAAACGAATCAGGGACATTCAGCACCGCCAAATCTCGCCTGGATTAAAAAAGTCTTAGCGGAGCTACCTAATCATCAACGCAAGATCAAAGCGGCAGTTTTGGTTCACCCTACTTATCAAGGCTACGCCAATGATCCATCAGACATCATTAATACACTCCATCAACAAGGACTTTCTGTCCTTGTTGATGAGGCCCATGGATCACATTTAGCCGCAGCAATCGATCCTGATCTTCCACTTTCATCATTGCATTGTGGAGCGGATCTCGTTGTCCACTCTCTTCATAAATCTGCGGCAGGACTCGCTCAAACAGCGGTGTTATGGCTAAAGGGAACGAGGGTTGACCGAGAACGTATCGAGCGTTGCCTTGGCTGGTTACAAACAACAAGTCCAAGTTCTTTACTTCTCGCATCATGCGAGTCTGCTGTTAAACAACTATCTAATCCTCGAGGCAAAAGAAATTTAGCGAATCGAATCAATGAAGCCCGCCTGATTAAATCTCGTCTCATTCAATCAGGAGTCCCCCTTATAGAAACGCAAGATCCATTACGGATCGTTCTACACACTGGCTCAGCAGGAATCAGCGGCATCGATGCAGATACATGGTTTATGAAAAATGGGCTGATTGCCGAATTACCTGAGCCAGGAACACTGACATTTTGTCTTGGATTGTCCAAACATCGAAATTTACATTCAAAAATAAGTAGGGCCTGGAAAAAGTTACTTCAAGCCAACCAAAATCAATCAGCTCAACAAGACTTTGAGCCTCCTCCTTTACCACTTCTAACGAGCCCCGAAGTGAAACTAAGCAAGGCCTGGAATGCGCCAAGCAAAGTTGTGACATTTGAGCAATCAGAAGGAGAGGTTGCCAGTGAACTTGTCTGTCCTTACCCCCCCGGGATACCACTTCTCATTCCGGGAGAAAGAGTTGATCATGCTCGAGCACTTTGGCTCGCAGAGCAAAGCCGGCTCTGGAGTGATGTTTTACCAAATGGAATCAAGGTGATGAAGAACTGA
- a CDS encoding AarF/ABC1/UbiB kinase family protein: MQYDSGRDFWWLLLRPWIAIPRLIQVLWTLSGLVIVLLLRGSSSDADVQRGLARRILNTLTGLGPCFIKLGQALSTRPDLVRRDWLEELTRLQDDLPAFPHSIALSRIEQELGAPADQLFEEFPSAPIAAASLGQVYKARLEGQSWVAVKVQRPNLTFILRRDLVLIRALGVLTAPFLPLNLGFGLGSIIDEFGRSLFEEIDYEQEADNAERFATLFVDNPAVYVPRVERMLSSTRVLTTTWIEGSKMRNSQELIDQRLDPAALIRTGVICGLQQLLEFGYFHADPHPGNLFALQGRSGDMGHVGYVDFGMMDSISDRDRLTLTGAVVHLINRDFEGLAEDFQDLGFLSPTADLSPIIPALEEVLGGSLGESVGSFNFKAITDRFSELMFDYPFRVPARFALIIRAVVSQEGLALRLDPDFKIISVAYPYVARRLLAGDTSEMREKLLDVIFDESGRLRLERLESLLEVVGQGAPSPGAELLPVAGAGLRLLFSRDGADLRKRLLLTLIRDDRLHTEDVRALARLIGRTFGPGRIAGDFLQRLNPLVAA; this comes from the coding sequence ATGCAATACGACTCTGGGCGAGATTTTTGGTGGTTGCTTCTTCGGCCATGGATTGCGATACCGCGATTAATTCAAGTGCTGTGGACTCTCAGTGGTTTGGTCATTGTTTTGCTGTTGCGGGGTTCGAGCTCCGACGCTGATGTTCAACGCGGGTTGGCTCGTCGCATTCTCAATACCCTGACGGGTCTCGGGCCCTGTTTTATCAAGCTCGGGCAGGCCCTTTCTACCCGTCCAGATCTCGTCAGGCGCGATTGGCTCGAGGAGCTCACGCGGTTGCAGGACGACCTTCCCGCTTTCCCTCACTCGATCGCCTTATCGCGAATCGAACAGGAGCTGGGAGCCCCAGCGGATCAACTCTTCGAGGAATTTCCTTCGGCCCCGATTGCCGCCGCCAGTCTTGGCCAGGTTTATAAAGCACGACTTGAAGGTCAATCCTGGGTGGCGGTCAAGGTTCAGCGGCCCAATCTCACCTTTATCCTTCGCCGTGATCTTGTCTTGATCCGCGCGCTTGGTGTTCTCACAGCGCCATTCCTTCCCCTCAATCTTGGTTTTGGTTTGGGAAGCATCATTGATGAGTTCGGCCGTAGCTTGTTCGAAGAGATTGACTATGAGCAAGAGGCAGATAACGCAGAACGCTTCGCAACCCTTTTTGTTGATAATCCAGCCGTTTATGTACCCCGTGTTGAGCGCATGCTCAGCTCAACCCGTGTTTTAACAACCACGTGGATTGAGGGTTCGAAAATGAGAAACAGTCAGGAGTTGATTGATCAGCGTTTAGACCCGGCTGCCTTGATCCGCACGGGTGTGATTTGCGGACTACAGCAACTTCTCGAATTCGGCTACTTCCACGCTGATCCCCACCCCGGCAACCTTTTCGCCTTGCAGGGTCGCAGCGGTGACATGGGCCATGTTGGCTACGTGGACTTCGGAATGATGGACTCGATCAGCGATCGGGACCGGCTCACGCTCACTGGTGCGGTTGTTCATCTGATTAATCGTGATTTTGAAGGACTCGCCGAAGACTTTCAAGATCTGGGTTTTTTAAGCCCAACCGCAGATCTTTCTCCGATTATCCCCGCCCTTGAAGAAGTGCTCGGTGGAAGTCTTGGTGAGTCTGTGGGTTCATTCAACTTCAAAGCCATCACAGATCGCTTTTCAGAGTTGATGTTTGATTATCCATTTCGTGTTCCAGCGCGATTTGCCTTGATCATTCGCGCGGTGGTGAGTCAGGAAGGTCTCGCACTCCGTCTTGACCCCGACTTCAAAATTATTTCCGTTGCCTACCCCTATGTGGCAAGACGTTTGCTCGCTGGAGATACCAGCGAGATGCGAGAGAAGTTGTTGGACGTGATTTTTGATGAGTCGGGTCGCCTCCGTCTCGAGCGCTTGGAAAGTCTTTTGGAGGTTGTTGGGCAAGGCGCGCCCTCCCCTGGCGCGGAACTCTTACCCGTTGCAGGAGCAGGACTTCGTCTTTTGTTTAGCCGTGATGGTGCTGATCTGCGCAAGCGCCTTTTGCTGACCTTGATCCGTGATGATCGCCTCCATACCGAAGATGTGCGAGCCCTAGCCCGTTTGATTGGCAGAACGTTCGGACCGGGTCGAATCGCGGGTGACTTTTTGCAGCGGCTCAATCCGCTCGTTGCAGCTTGA
- a CDS encoding pseudouridine synthase, which produces MTQQRLQKLMAAAGLCSRRRGEDWLQAGRVTVDGRVASLGDQADPDCQLIAVDGIPLISVREPRVFLLNKPVGVICSCRDPQGRSTVLDCLPHQERPGLHPVGRLDADSRGALLLTDQGELTLRLTHPRYSHAKTYRVLVKGIPNALVLRRWREGLQLDGRLTRPALVRCLRSRGTSSLLEVELREGRNRQIRRVAELLGHPVIDLQRVAIDGIHLDDLAEGCWRRLDAREWAYIVDGNATRSMDQS; this is translated from the coding sequence GTGACCCAGCAAAGGCTTCAAAAATTGATGGCTGCTGCGGGGCTTTGTTCGCGTCGACGTGGAGAAGATTGGCTTCAAGCTGGTCGTGTGACTGTTGATGGGCGTGTTGCGAGCCTTGGAGATCAGGCCGATCCTGATTGTCAGCTGATTGCGGTGGATGGTATTCCGCTGATTTCAGTTCGAGAACCACGCGTGTTCTTGCTCAACAAGCCAGTGGGAGTGATTTGTAGTTGTCGTGATCCTCAGGGCAGGTCCACGGTGTTGGATTGTTTGCCCCATCAAGAACGGCCAGGTCTGCACCCTGTTGGTCGACTGGATGCTGATAGTCGTGGGGCTCTGCTGCTCACTGATCAAGGTGAACTCACGCTGCGGCTGACCCATCCCCGCTACAGCCATGCCAAGACCTATCGCGTTTTGGTCAAAGGGATTCCCAATGCCCTTGTCCTCCGTCGTTGGCGTGAGGGTTTGCAGTTAGACGGACGTTTGACCCGCCCCGCGCTTGTGCGTTGTCTTCGGTCACGAGGCACATCATCTTTATTGGAAGTTGAGCTAAGGGAGGGGCGGAATCGCCAAATTCGACGGGTCGCTGAGTTGCTTGGTCATCCTGTAATCGATTTGCAGCGTGTTGCCATCGATGGCATTCATCTCGATGATCTTGCGGAGGGCTGTTGGCGTCGTCTTGACGCGAGAGAGTGGGCCTACATCGTTGATGGGAACGCAACTCGGTCCATGGACCAATCATGA
- a CDS encoding RodZ family helix-turn-helix domain-containing protein gives MNLRLRFPKRWWMRSGLALKRSDRDSVSREQQAQLLGSMIRERREHLGLTLRDLATQIRITTPVLEALERGWIDRLPERAYLASMLPQIERRLELPSGCLEPVLPVPISQSRRKPVRGFSRFTLGSIDVFTTWQGSVVYGFVMLFSLVAINRQQQTLARQNSLALEPVRANLQVIASAPVTSESEISSSLEGLRPLEQARQRLPQDWLNGVATSVNPNDGVLQLLFNEPSQLKIDSEGGDRVQLAAGEGQLTLQLRAPIDLTMTPPPEKIQQVMWNGVPLKQVPKRVGVYRVEKSSL, from the coding sequence ATGAATCTGCGATTGAGATTCCCCAAGCGTTGGTGGATGCGTTCTGGACTTGCTTTGAAGCGGTCTGATCGTGATTCGGTGAGTCGCGAGCAGCAGGCTCAGCTTCTTGGCTCCATGATTCGCGAACGTCGAGAACACTTGGGTTTAACGCTGAGAGATCTAGCGACTCAGATCAGGATTACAACGCCAGTTCTCGAAGCCCTAGAGCGTGGCTGGATTGATCGTCTGCCTGAAAGGGCCTATTTGGCCTCCATGCTTCCTCAAATTGAAAGGCGGCTTGAACTCCCATCTGGCTGCTTGGAACCGGTTCTTCCTGTTCCCATATCCCAGTCGAGGCGGAAACCCGTTCGTGGTTTTAGTCGATTCACCCTTGGAAGTATTGACGTCTTCACGACCTGGCAAGGGAGCGTTGTGTATGGCTTCGTCATGCTTTTTAGCCTTGTGGCGATTAATCGTCAGCAGCAAACTCTTGCCCGTCAAAACAGTCTCGCCTTGGAGCCTGTGCGAGCCAATCTTCAGGTCATCGCTTCGGCGCCTGTCACGTCGGAGTCTGAGATTTCATCCAGCCTGGAGGGTTTGCGCCCCCTCGAACAGGCCCGCCAGCGTTTGCCTCAAGACTGGCTGAACGGTGTTGCCACGTCCGTCAATCCAAACGATGGGGTGTTGCAACTGCTGTTCAACGAACCGAGTCAACTCAAGATCGACAGCGAGGGTGGTGATCGTGTGCAGCTTGCTGCCGGGGAAGGTCAGCTCACCTTGCAGCTGAGAGCACCCATTGACCTCACCATGACCCCTCCCCCAGAAAAGATTCAACAGGTGATGTGGAACGGTGTTCCTTTAAAGCAAGTTCCCAAGCGCGTAGGGGTTTACCGAGTGGAAAAATCTTCCCTTTGA
- the malQ gene encoding 4-alpha-glucanotransferase, producing MTEATTQRARTSGVLLHPTALPNSPVCGTFGEPSRRWLHHLASSGIGVWQMLPLAPPDPTGSPYSSPSCFALNAWFLDASDLANEQFISQDALNGLPGASDTENGATVLDFQLANHRSEALADALLESWQQQTSDRQEAFRCWCSQQSWLDDHVSFSVLHAQHNNAWWTWPKPLAQHQRRALKAWAADHQAALLKERLMQWQLDRQWQEIKRLAHDLGVVLFGDLPFYVSTDSADVWSHRNLFSVKESGELTLQSGVPPDYFSETGQLWGSPVYRWGRHRITRFHWWRKRISRQRDLVDLLRLDHFRALAAFWAVPGGDSTAQNGEWQSSPGRALLAKLQQDAGGNLPLIAEDLGVITPDVEDLRDRFALPGMKVLQFAFDGQSDNPYLPENMDGTRWVVYTGTHDNPTTLGWWQRLDSSSRERIMNRINGEISAPAWHLFDMAFATSATLVVAPLQDLLHLDDRARFNTPGTSSGNWNWRLSQFDNNLVGSLKGFGERAKVWGRNLESATGLLNHE from the coding sequence ATGACCGAGGCAACCACCCAGCGGGCCCGCACAAGCGGTGTGTTGCTCCATCCCACGGCACTCCCCAATAGTCCGGTGTGCGGAACCTTTGGGGAGCCCAGTCGTCGCTGGCTCCATCATCTGGCCAGTAGCGGCATCGGGGTATGGCAAATGTTGCCCCTTGCCCCGCCAGATCCGACTGGATCTCCTTACAGCTCCCCCTCCTGCTTTGCCCTCAATGCCTGGTTCCTCGATGCATCGGATCTGGCGAATGAACAGTTCATCAGCCAAGACGCCCTGAATGGTCTGCCTGGAGCATCCGACACAGAGAACGGGGCAACGGTTCTTGATTTCCAGCTCGCTAACCATCGCAGTGAGGCCCTGGCCGATGCCCTGCTCGAGTCTTGGCAACAACAGACGTCAGATCGACAAGAGGCCTTCCGGTGCTGGTGCAGTCAACAATCGTGGCTGGACGACCACGTGTCGTTCAGTGTTTTGCATGCCCAACACAACAACGCATGGTGGACTTGGCCAAAGCCACTGGCACAGCATCAACGTCGTGCACTCAAAGCCTGGGCAGCAGACCATCAAGCAGCGCTGTTGAAAGAGCGCCTGATGCAGTGGCAGCTTGATCGCCAATGGCAAGAGATCAAACGACTGGCCCACGACCTTGGCGTTGTGTTGTTTGGAGATTTGCCCTTTTACGTGAGCACCGACAGCGCTGATGTCTGGAGCCATCGGAACCTATTCAGCGTGAAGGAATCCGGTGAACTAACTCTCCAGAGTGGGGTTCCTCCTGATTACTTTTCCGAAACGGGGCAACTCTGGGGGTCCCCCGTCTATCGCTGGGGACGACACCGCATCACCCGCTTCCACTGGTGGCGCAAACGCATCAGCCGCCAACGGGATTTAGTTGATCTCCTGCGATTGGATCATTTTCGTGCACTCGCCGCTTTTTGGGCCGTTCCAGGAGGTGATTCAACTGCTCAAAACGGCGAATGGCAATCATCACCAGGCCGGGCCTTGCTGGCCAAATTGCAACAAGACGCGGGCGGCAATTTGCCCTTAATTGCAGAAGACCTTGGCGTGATTACGCCAGATGTCGAAGACCTGCGTGATCGATTTGCCTTACCAGGAATGAAAGTTCTTCAGTTTGCATTTGATGGCCAAAGCGACAATCCCTATCTTCCGGAAAACATGGATGGCACCCGCTGGGTGGTCTACACAGGGACCCATGACAACCCAACAACCCTGGGATGGTGGCAACGTCTCGATAGCAGTAGCCGGGAGAGAATTATGAATCGCATCAACGGCGAGATCTCAGCACCGGCCTGGCATTTATTTGATATGGCATTTGCGACATCCGCCACACTTGTGGTGGCTCCACTCCAAGATTTATTGCATCTTGATGATCGTGCACGATTCAATACCCCTGGAACATCATCAGGGAATTGGAATTGGCGCCTGAGTCAGTTTGACAACAATCTGGTGGGGTCTTTGAAGGGCTTTGGAGAACGCGCCAAGGTTTGGGGACGAAACCTTGAGAGCGCTACAGGATTGTTAAACCATGAATAA